A region from the Medicago truncatula cultivar Jemalong A17 chromosome 6, MtrunA17r5.0-ANR, whole genome shotgun sequence genome encodes:
- the LOC25495731 gene encoding uncharacterized protein yields the protein MGSVVRATLKKTNSSVSAFQRSNGFVARFFSTEAENPPQDLTTATPPFLHTTNTGLTYGRLVGVNRHALKTDIINFLEGCNLTLDDVKMEYTRSFIPISMMVQFPTYSAYDNAIRVIGRKGRLYKLDRIDRSQWDIVTPYDGRTILIEGLPRSSQFADLDQIVSGYEYDSSSVNMFLRAGEGNEPVKMATIRFRSRIQAMNAFIAKNGTYCLNSRISIHVLQ from the exons ATGGGTAGTGTTGTTAGAGCTACATTGAAGAAAACAAACTCTAGTGTTTCTGCATTTCAGAGAAGTAATGGTTTTGTGGCTAGATTCTTCTCTACTGAAGCTGAAAATCCACCTCAGGATTTAACAACTGCTACACCTCCTTTTTTGCATACAACAAATACAG GTTTGACATATGGTAGGCTGGTTGGCGTTAATAGACATGCACTCAAAACAGATATCATCAACTTCCTTGAAGGTTGTAATTTGACTCTGGACGATGTTAAAATGGAGTATACTCGTAGCTTCATCCCAATTTCAAT GATGGTGCAGTTCCCTACTTACAGTGCCTATGACAATGCTATACGCGTGATTGGAAGGAAGGGTCGTTTGTACAAACTGGATAGG ATTGATCGTTCTCAATGGGACATCGTTACTCCATACGACGGAAGAACT ATTTTAATTGAAGGACTTCCACGAAGCTCACAGTTTGCAGATTTGGATCAGATCGTGTCCGGTTATGAATATGATTCATCTTCCGTCAATATGTTTCTAAG AGCTGGAGAGGGTAATGAACCTGTTAAAATGGCAACAATACGTTTCCGTTCAAGGATTCAAGCGATGAATGCATTCATTGCAAAGAATGGGACATATTGCCTCAACAGTCGCATTTCGATACATGTTCTTCAGTAA